A genomic segment from Syntrophotalea acetylenivorans encodes:
- the lptE gene encoding LPS assembly lipoprotein LptE — protein MSRFIVSLILAVLLLSACGYRLQGRSDSLPGDVRSLHVELFRNDTYEPLIENSVTNEVVERFARHDRLELVEEPSRAEGILGGRIVKYSNRAISYDRDDDIAEKRSQMTVEAVLRRVGNGEVLWKGTVVWQEDYSVNIDKVVQDDREQAAIQVISQRLADELFSHMIDKF, from the coding sequence ATGAGCCGGTTTATTGTTTCGTTAATTCTGGCGGTGTTGCTCTTGTCCGCATGCGGTTATCGATTGCAGGGGCGATCTGATTCCCTGCCGGGAGATGTCCGCAGCCTCCATGTGGAACTGTTCCGGAACGATACCTATGAGCCCCTTATAGAAAATAGCGTCACCAACGAGGTGGTTGAGCGGTTTGCTCGCCATGACCGGTTGGAGCTCGTGGAAGAGCCATCACGGGCCGAAGGTATTCTCGGTGGCCGCATCGTTAAATATTCCAACCGCGCTATTTCCTATGATCGGGATGATGATATTGCCGAAAAAAGATCTCAAATGACTGTTGAGGCAGTATTGCGCCGCGTTGGCAACGGTGAGGTGTTATGGAAGGGGACTGTTGTGTGGCAGGAAGATTATTCCGTCAACATCGATAAGGTAGTGCAGGATGATCGCGAACAAGCCGCTATCCAGGTAATCAGCCAGCGCTTGGCCGATGAGCTCTTTTCGCACATGATCGATAAGTTCTGA
- the holA gene encoding DNA polymerase III subunit delta — translation MTPGELKRALKARQFPSLLLLYGEERFFLEETLEKLLKLVVPSESSDFNYNLFHGKTARGSEVYDVARTFPVFSSLRLVVVRDVQLLPAAELDKLLPYLQDPVAETVLVLTADKIDGRRKFYQQFKKRGTLVEFKKYYDNQIPAFVKDRAGQNGITFAEPAMALFCKRVGSNLQEIAGELDKLTTYLGDRTVVDVADVQTIVSDTRVDSVFELTDAIGRQDSKRALSLLNRLLADGTAPLVVLAMLARHFRQMWKAHYLLEQRLGKKEVAKGIGINPYFLDGLLQQVRVFPAARYQGIFEQMLEVDLALKSSGAHASALLEQMVLGICQQDQGI, via the coding sequence ATGACTCCCGGTGAGTTAAAAAGGGCTTTAAAAGCTCGTCAGTTTCCTTCATTGCTTCTGCTTTACGGTGAAGAACGCTTTTTTTTAGAAGAAACCCTGGAGAAACTGCTAAAGCTGGTTGTCCCCAGCGAAAGTAGTGATTTTAACTACAATTTGTTTCACGGCAAAACGGCCAGGGGATCCGAGGTTTATGATGTAGCGCGAACCTTTCCCGTTTTCAGCTCGTTGCGGCTTGTGGTGGTGCGGGATGTCCAGTTGCTGCCTGCTGCCGAACTCGATAAATTATTGCCCTATCTGCAAGATCCCGTGGCTGAAACCGTTCTGGTGTTAACCGCCGATAAAATCGATGGCCGACGTAAATTTTATCAGCAATTTAAAAAACGTGGAACTCTGGTTGAATTCAAGAAGTACTACGACAATCAGATTCCAGCCTTTGTAAAAGATCGTGCAGGACAAAACGGGATAACCTTTGCAGAACCGGCCATGGCTCTATTCTGTAAAAGGGTTGGAAGCAACCTGCAGGAAATCGCCGGGGAGCTTGATAAGTTAACAACCTATCTTGGTGACCGTACGGTAGTCGATGTGGCCGACGTGCAGACGATTGTTTCTGACACGCGCGTTGATAGCGTCTTTGAGCTAACGGACGCCATAGGGCGGCAGGATTCCAAAAGGGCTCTCTCTTTACTTAATCGTCTTTTGGCTGATGGAACAGCGCCACTTGTCGTATTAGCCATGTTGGCTCGGCATTTCAGACAGATGTGGAAAGCCCACTACTTGTTGGAACAGCGCCTGGGAAAAAAAGAAGTTGCAAAGGGGATTGGGATTAATCCATATTTCCTTGACGGCCTGCTTCAGCAGGTCCGTGTTTTTCCGGCAGCACGATATCAGGGGATTTTTGAGCAGATGCTCGAGGTCGACCTCGCCCTCAAGTCTAGTGGGGCGCATGCCTCGGCTTTGTTGGAGCAGATGGTGCTGGGTATCTGTCAACAAGATCAGGGTATATAA
- the rpsT gene encoding 30S ribosomal protein S20 codes for MANHKSAIKRNKQTIVRTARNTHIRTTMRTLVKQVRTAVSNNDQDAAQTALNRAVPYIDKAATKGIIHKATASRKISRLNKLVNTLA; via the coding sequence TTGGCTAATCACAAATCTGCAATCAAACGCAATAAACAAACTATCGTTCGCACTGCCCGCAACACCCATATTCGCACCACCATGCGCACCCTCGTCAAGCAAGTTCGCACAGCCGTTTCCAACAACGATCAGGACGCAGCTCAAACCGCCCTGAACCGGGCCGTGCCCTATATCGACAAAGCTGCCACCAAGGGGATTATTCACAAAGCGACCGCAAGCCGGAAGATCTCTCGCTTGAATAAGCTGGTTAATACCCTGGCTTAA